A single genomic interval of Apis cerana isolate GH-2021 linkage group LG2, AcerK_1.0, whole genome shotgun sequence harbors:
- the LOC107994062 gene encoding uncharacterized protein LOC107994062 isoform X1: MRWFRGHAEAPKLLSLSPLQADEDLDGASYHFHAASQYRDLSPVRWARRKSSSSESERNCYNVQTSQVTTERSPTKKNKKRIQKERRRVCEKRNPLLDRVKNTRLSFFKDRDSDDEEQEEDEEPEKLQFRSMCELNQHGLTRNEFRRSVCESDLKEIIEEEKTQAKRKRRSKSQSRLPHRKQQEDRSSFLGLRSSVGQKMTTLSDDIIEESVGQQNRRWRKSREFVQDHQAPRRSMVLEGSTSTEDATFKDGSQFDSITPSSCLAAKFRAMQDRYLKSSTSKLIAKIYKKEGKDKERRRLRSFSYGTLPGLEELRTNPLYEEQDQDDNDSGILDNDSATSSLLDDRCSSSASGLLTTLNDSSLNSPPQLPPRKPSSSIVDVERTAKMFSSLDVYCGRNEGRGCRKDVSRFNALEDSSSQICQAANNELIDRQDRDSSKLSEEKHVIERLNSKDCLRSENYQSSRLSVIRNRSYTTETMVVKLPRESSDQCLGIFIAKTAESSPGYLVAHVVPNGLADKEGTLRIGDEILIVNGKRLRGLSMAEARKILGSGNGPGDVDIVVSRYSAVDQSPKKLTESSVDYENVHMENGHGVIVENSPGTHFRKHQTKHHRDRKNECNRTGSSDKAVVENGTSSQNVSNFCTLPRRPRNTVSTFLTVVFQKGPGKKSLGFTIVGGSDSPKGSIGIFIKSVLPGGQAAEDGRLRAGDEILAVNGHVCHDLTHRKAVQLFRNIKTGPVALHLCRRIKNKELQTTKAKSCADLLLVDA, translated from the exons ATGCGTTGGTTTCGTGGCCACGCCGAGGCGCCAAAACTTTTGAGCCTAAGTCCTCTTCAAGCTGACGAAGACCTTGACGGAGCATCTTACCACTTTCATGCTGCGTCTCAGTACAGAG ACTTGTCTCCGGTGCGATGGGCTCGCCGGAAGTCGTCGAGCTCCGAGTCGGAGCGGAACTGCTACAACGTGCAGACGTCGCAGGTGACCACCGAGCGGAGTCCCACCAAGAAGAACAAAAAGAGAATCCAGAAAGAGAGGCGGAGAGTCTGCGAGAAACGAAACCCGTTGTTGGACCGCGTGAAAAATACCAGGTTGAGCTTCTTCAAGGATCGAGATTCGGACGACGAGGAGCAAGAGGAAGACGAAGAGCCGGAGAAGCTGCAATTTCGTTCCATGTGCGAGTTAAACCAGCATGGCCTGACCAGAAACGAATTTCGTAGGTCGGTCTGTGAATCAGATTTAAAAGAGATCATCGAGGAGGAGAAAACTCAAGCAAAGAGGAAAAGACGGTCGAAATCGCAGAGCAGATTACCTCATCGAAAGCAACAAGAGGATCGCTCCTCGTTCTTGGGTCTACGATCATCCGTTGGCCAGAAGATGACGACTTTGTCCGATGATATAATCGAGGAAAGCGTTGGTCAACAGAATCGCAGGTGGCGGAAGAGCAGAGAGTTCGTTCAAGATCATCAGGCACCGAGGCGGTCCATGGTTCTAGAAGGTTCTACCAGCACCGAAGATGCAACGTTCAAAGATGGCTCTCAGTTTGACAGTATAACACCATCGAGCTGTTTGGCCGCCAAGTTTCGAGCAATGCAGGACAGGTATCTGAAAAGTTCCACCAGTAAGTTAATAGCGAAGATCTACAAGAAGGAGGGTAAGGacaaggaaagaagaagactGAGGAGTTTCTCGTACGGCACTTTGCCCGGTCTCGAGGAGCTCAGAACGAATCCCCTTTACGAGGAACAGGATCAGGATGACAACGATTCCGGTATCCTGGACAACGACTCTGCCACCAGCTCTTTGCTCGACGACAGGTGCAGCAGCAGCGCCTCTGGATTGTTAACCACGCTCAATGATTCGTCCTTGAATTCACCACCTCAACTACCACCGAGGAAACCTTCGTCCTCCATCGTGGACGTTGAAAGAACAGCGAAGATGTTCTCCAGTTTGGACGTCTATTGCGGAAGGAACGAGGGAAGAGGTTGCAGGAAGGACGTGTCCAGGTTTAACGCTCTTGAAGATTCCTCGAGCCAGATCTGTCAGGCTGCGAACAACGAATTGATAGATCGACAGGATCGTGACAGCTCGAAATTGTCCGAAGAGAAGCACGTGATCGAGAGGTTGAACAGTAAAGACTGTTTGAGGTCGGAGAACTATCAAAGCTCTAGGCTTTCTGTTATCAGGAACAGATCTTACACCACGGAGACGATGGTCGTGAAGCTTCCTAGAGAGAGTTCGGATCAGTGTCTGGGCATCTTCATCGCGAAAACAGCGGAATCCAGTCCTGGTTACCTGGTGGCTCATGTAGTGCCTAATGGGTTGGCCGATAAAGAAGGTACTTTGAGGATAGGCGACGAAATTTTGATAGTTAATGGGAAGAGGCTACGAGGATTGAGCATGGCCGAGGCTAGGAAGATTCTTGGAAGCGGAAATGGACCTGGCGACGTGGACATCGTCGTCTCCAGGTACTCGGCTGTAGACCAGTCCCCTAAGAAGCTGACAGAGAGCAGCGTTGACTACGAGAACGTTCATATGGAGAATGGCCACGGTGTCATCGTGGAGAATTCACCTGGTACGCACTTCAGAAAACATCAGACGAAGCATCATCGGGACAGGAAGAACGAGTGTAACAGGACTGGTTCTTCGGACAAGGCTGTCGTGGAGAACGGTACGAGCTCTCaaaatgtttcgaatttttgCACGCTGCCAAGGAGGCCTAGGAACACCGTCTCGACGTTCCTCACCGTCGTGTTTCAGAAGGGTCCTGGAAAGAAATCGCTGGGATTCACTATTGTGGGTGGAAGCGACAGTCCTAAGGGAAGCATCG gtatctttataaaatcggTATTGCCAGGGGGGCAAGCCGCAGAAGATGGCCGTTTGCGAGCAGGTGACGAGATTTTGGCAGTGAATGGCCATGTCTGTCACGACTTGACCCATAGAAAGGCCGTTCAGCTTTTCCGTAATATCAAAACTGGACCGGTTGCTTTGCACCTTTGTAGACGCATTAAAAATAAGGAACTACA gACGACAAAGGCTAAGTCGTGCGCAGACCTTCTACTCGTCGACGCGTGA
- the LOC107994062 gene encoding uncharacterized protein LOC107994062 isoform X2 produces MTNNVWYDRMLYDANDSKTIVDIHQFLKYLSPVRWARRKSSSSESERNCYNVQTSQVTTERSPTKKNKKRIQKERRRVCEKRNPLLDRVKNTRLSFFKDRDSDDEEQEEDEEPEKLQFRSMCELNQHGLTRNEFRRSVCESDLKEIIEEEKTQAKRKRRSKSQSRLPHRKQQEDRSSFLGLRSSVGQKMTTLSDDIIEESVGQQNRRWRKSREFVQDHQAPRRSMVLEGSTSTEDATFKDGSQFDSITPSSCLAAKFRAMQDRYLKSSTSKLIAKIYKKEGKDKERRRLRSFSYGTLPGLEELRTNPLYEEQDQDDNDSGILDNDSATSSLLDDRCSSSASGLLTTLNDSSLNSPPQLPPRKPSSSIVDVERTAKMFSSLDVYCGRNEGRGCRKDVSRFNALEDSSSQICQAANNELIDRQDRDSSKLSEEKHVIERLNSKDCLRSENYQSSRLSVIRNRSYTTETMVVKLPRESSDQCLGIFIAKTAESSPGYLVAHVVPNGLADKEGTLRIGDEILIVNGKRLRGLSMAEARKILGSGNGPGDVDIVVSRYSAVDQSPKKLTESSVDYENVHMENGHGVIVENSPGTHFRKHQTKHHRDRKNECNRTGSSDKAVVENGTSSQNVSNFCTLPRRPRNTVSTFLTVVFQKGPGKKSLGFTIVGGSDSPKGSIGIFIKSVLPGGQAAEDGRLRAGDEILAVNGHVCHDLTHRKAVQLFRNIKTGPVALHLCRRIKNKELQTTKAKSCADLLLVDA; encoded by the exons ATGACTAACAACGTTTGGTACGACAGAATGTTGTATGACGCGAACGACTCGAAGACAATTGTCGATatccatcaatttttaaaat ACTTGTCTCCGGTGCGATGGGCTCGCCGGAAGTCGTCGAGCTCCGAGTCGGAGCGGAACTGCTACAACGTGCAGACGTCGCAGGTGACCACCGAGCGGAGTCCCACCAAGAAGAACAAAAAGAGAATCCAGAAAGAGAGGCGGAGAGTCTGCGAGAAACGAAACCCGTTGTTGGACCGCGTGAAAAATACCAGGTTGAGCTTCTTCAAGGATCGAGATTCGGACGACGAGGAGCAAGAGGAAGACGAAGAGCCGGAGAAGCTGCAATTTCGTTCCATGTGCGAGTTAAACCAGCATGGCCTGACCAGAAACGAATTTCGTAGGTCGGTCTGTGAATCAGATTTAAAAGAGATCATCGAGGAGGAGAAAACTCAAGCAAAGAGGAAAAGACGGTCGAAATCGCAGAGCAGATTACCTCATCGAAAGCAACAAGAGGATCGCTCCTCGTTCTTGGGTCTACGATCATCCGTTGGCCAGAAGATGACGACTTTGTCCGATGATATAATCGAGGAAAGCGTTGGTCAACAGAATCGCAGGTGGCGGAAGAGCAGAGAGTTCGTTCAAGATCATCAGGCACCGAGGCGGTCCATGGTTCTAGAAGGTTCTACCAGCACCGAAGATGCAACGTTCAAAGATGGCTCTCAGTTTGACAGTATAACACCATCGAGCTGTTTGGCCGCCAAGTTTCGAGCAATGCAGGACAGGTATCTGAAAAGTTCCACCAGTAAGTTAATAGCGAAGATCTACAAGAAGGAGGGTAAGGacaaggaaagaagaagactGAGGAGTTTCTCGTACGGCACTTTGCCCGGTCTCGAGGAGCTCAGAACGAATCCCCTTTACGAGGAACAGGATCAGGATGACAACGATTCCGGTATCCTGGACAACGACTCTGCCACCAGCTCTTTGCTCGACGACAGGTGCAGCAGCAGCGCCTCTGGATTGTTAACCACGCTCAATGATTCGTCCTTGAATTCACCACCTCAACTACCACCGAGGAAACCTTCGTCCTCCATCGTGGACGTTGAAAGAACAGCGAAGATGTTCTCCAGTTTGGACGTCTATTGCGGAAGGAACGAGGGAAGAGGTTGCAGGAAGGACGTGTCCAGGTTTAACGCTCTTGAAGATTCCTCGAGCCAGATCTGTCAGGCTGCGAACAACGAATTGATAGATCGACAGGATCGTGACAGCTCGAAATTGTCCGAAGAGAAGCACGTGATCGAGAGGTTGAACAGTAAAGACTGTTTGAGGTCGGAGAACTATCAAAGCTCTAGGCTTTCTGTTATCAGGAACAGATCTTACACCACGGAGACGATGGTCGTGAAGCTTCCTAGAGAGAGTTCGGATCAGTGTCTGGGCATCTTCATCGCGAAAACAGCGGAATCCAGTCCTGGTTACCTGGTGGCTCATGTAGTGCCTAATGGGTTGGCCGATAAAGAAGGTACTTTGAGGATAGGCGACGAAATTTTGATAGTTAATGGGAAGAGGCTACGAGGATTGAGCATGGCCGAGGCTAGGAAGATTCTTGGAAGCGGAAATGGACCTGGCGACGTGGACATCGTCGTCTCCAGGTACTCGGCTGTAGACCAGTCCCCTAAGAAGCTGACAGAGAGCAGCGTTGACTACGAGAACGTTCATATGGAGAATGGCCACGGTGTCATCGTGGAGAATTCACCTGGTACGCACTTCAGAAAACATCAGACGAAGCATCATCGGGACAGGAAGAACGAGTGTAACAGGACTGGTTCTTCGGACAAGGCTGTCGTGGAGAACGGTACGAGCTCTCaaaatgtttcgaatttttgCACGCTGCCAAGGAGGCCTAGGAACACCGTCTCGACGTTCCTCACCGTCGTGTTTCAGAAGGGTCCTGGAAAGAAATCGCTGGGATTCACTATTGTGGGTGGAAGCGACAGTCCTAAGGGAAGCATCG gtatctttataaaatcggTATTGCCAGGGGGGCAAGCCGCAGAAGATGGCCGTTTGCGAGCAGGTGACGAGATTTTGGCAGTGAATGGCCATGTCTGTCACGACTTGACCCATAGAAAGGCCGTTCAGCTTTTCCGTAATATCAAAACTGGACCGGTTGCTTTGCACCTTTGTAGACGCATTAAAAATAAGGAACTACA gACGACAAAGGCTAAGTCGTGCGCAGACCTTCTACTCGTCGACGCGTGA
- the LOC107994062 gene encoding partitioning defective 3 homolog isoform X3, with the protein MCELNQHGLTRNEFRRSVCESDLKEIIEEEKTQAKRKRRSKSQSRLPHRKQQEDRSSFLGLRSSVGQKMTTLSDDIIEESVGQQNRRWRKSREFVQDHQAPRRSMVLEGSTSTEDATFKDGSQFDSITPSSCLAAKFRAMQDRYLKSSTSKLIAKIYKKEGKDKERRRLRSFSYGTLPGLEELRTNPLYEEQDQDDNDSGILDNDSATSSLLDDRCSSSASGLLTTLNDSSLNSPPQLPPRKPSSSIVDVERTAKMFSSLDVYCGRNEGRGCRKDVSRFNALEDSSSQICQAANNELIDRQDRDSSKLSEEKHVIERLNSKDCLRSENYQSSRLSVIRNRSYTTETMVVKLPRESSDQCLGIFIAKTAESSPGYLVAHVVPNGLADKEGTLRIGDEILIVNGKRLRGLSMAEARKILGSGNGPGDVDIVVSRYSAVDQSPKKLTESSVDYENVHMENGHGVIVENSPGTHFRKHQTKHHRDRKNECNRTGSSDKAVVENGTSSQNVSNFCTLPRRPRNTVSTFLTVVFQKGPGKKSLGFTIVGGSDSPKGSIGIFIKSVLPGGQAAEDGRLRAGDEILAVNGHVCHDLTHRKAVQLFRNIKTGPVALHLCRRIKNKELQTTKAKSCADLLLVDA; encoded by the exons ATGTGCGAGTTAAACCAGCATGGCCTGACCAGAAACGAATTTCGTAGGTCGGTCTGTGAATCAGATTTAAAAGAGATCATCGAGGAGGAGAAAACTCAAGCAAAGAGGAAAAGACGGTCGAAATCGCAGAGCAGATTACCTCATCGAAAGCAACAAGAGGATCGCTCCTCGTTCTTGGGTCTACGATCATCCGTTGGCCAGAAGATGACGACTTTGTCCGATGATATAATCGAGGAAAGCGTTGGTCAACAGAATCGCAGGTGGCGGAAGAGCAGAGAGTTCGTTCAAGATCATCAGGCACCGAGGCGGTCCATGGTTCTAGAAGGTTCTACCAGCACCGAAGATGCAACGTTCAAAGATGGCTCTCAGTTTGACAGTATAACACCATCGAGCTGTTTGGCCGCCAAGTTTCGAGCAATGCAGGACAGGTATCTGAAAAGTTCCACCAGTAAGTTAATAGCGAAGATCTACAAGAAGGAGGGTAAGGacaaggaaagaagaagactGAGGAGTTTCTCGTACGGCACTTTGCCCGGTCTCGAGGAGCTCAGAACGAATCCCCTTTACGAGGAACAGGATCAGGATGACAACGATTCCGGTATCCTGGACAACGACTCTGCCACCAGCTCTTTGCTCGACGACAGGTGCAGCAGCAGCGCCTCTGGATTGTTAACCACGCTCAATGATTCGTCCTTGAATTCACCACCTCAACTACCACCGAGGAAACCTTCGTCCTCCATCGTGGACGTTGAAAGAACAGCGAAGATGTTCTCCAGTTTGGACGTCTATTGCGGAAGGAACGAGGGAAGAGGTTGCAGGAAGGACGTGTCCAGGTTTAACGCTCTTGAAGATTCCTCGAGCCAGATCTGTCAGGCTGCGAACAACGAATTGATAGATCGACAGGATCGTGACAGCTCGAAATTGTCCGAAGAGAAGCACGTGATCGAGAGGTTGAACAGTAAAGACTGTTTGAGGTCGGAGAACTATCAAAGCTCTAGGCTTTCTGTTATCAGGAACAGATCTTACACCACGGAGACGATGGTCGTGAAGCTTCCTAGAGAGAGTTCGGATCAGTGTCTGGGCATCTTCATCGCGAAAACAGCGGAATCCAGTCCTGGTTACCTGGTGGCTCATGTAGTGCCTAATGGGTTGGCCGATAAAGAAGGTACTTTGAGGATAGGCGACGAAATTTTGATAGTTAATGGGAAGAGGCTACGAGGATTGAGCATGGCCGAGGCTAGGAAGATTCTTGGAAGCGGAAATGGACCTGGCGACGTGGACATCGTCGTCTCCAGGTACTCGGCTGTAGACCAGTCCCCTAAGAAGCTGACAGAGAGCAGCGTTGACTACGAGAACGTTCATATGGAGAATGGCCACGGTGTCATCGTGGAGAATTCACCTGGTACGCACTTCAGAAAACATCAGACGAAGCATCATCGGGACAGGAAGAACGAGTGTAACAGGACTGGTTCTTCGGACAAGGCTGTCGTGGAGAACGGTACGAGCTCTCaaaatgtttcgaatttttgCACGCTGCCAAGGAGGCCTAGGAACACCGTCTCGACGTTCCTCACCGTCGTGTTTCAGAAGGGTCCTGGAAAGAAATCGCTGGGATTCACTATTGTGGGTGGAAGCGACAGTCCTAAGGGAAGCATCG gtatctttataaaatcggTATTGCCAGGGGGGCAAGCCGCAGAAGATGGCCGTTTGCGAGCAGGTGACGAGATTTTGGCAGTGAATGGCCATGTCTGTCACGACTTGACCCATAGAAAGGCCGTTCAGCTTTTCCGTAATATCAAAACTGGACCGGTTGCTTTGCACCTTTGTAGACGCATTAAAAATAAGGAACTACA gACGACAAAGGCTAAGTCGTGCGCAGACCTTCTACTCGTCGACGCGTGA